Proteins from a single region of Flavobacterium sp. K5-23:
- a CDS encoding APC family permease produces the protein MKKVLHKKLNELQATAICGNDISSSCLYVSALTIMYAGQYAWISLLLVAVVLFLFRKIYGEVVGAIPLNGGAYNVLLNTSSKRMASLAATLTVLSYMATAVISASEGMHYLHGIAPAINITIATVVVLLAFTGLAILGIGESAIVAVVIFIIHLTTLSVLVLASSWFIFTNGLETFNINWSLPVTSGGIINALFLGFSAAMLGISGFESSANFVEEQENGVFPKTLRNMWAIVSFFNPVIALLLICIIPLTEVGEHQESLLAYLGHTTGGSWLAYLISIDAVLVLCGAVLTSFVGVSGLLNRMTLDRILPNYFLKQNKRGSNYRIIISFLILCVSVLFVTAGNLIALAGVYTFSFLAVMGLFGIGNLLLKFKRKKLPRPEKARGIAVVFAVSLIVAAFIGNIQLNVDSFYTFIKYLVPSLLFIAIMLNRSFLIKVLIDALEYFYKPLRRMVIFSNRYLLKMNLKINSQELVFFTKGDDVAIINKVMQYVQNNETTKKLKIVNVKREDENNELLIIDLKVLDRAYPEIDIEFIELEGVFGPEIINELSEKWNIPKNFMFIGSPGNRFSYRVSELGGVRLIM, from the coding sequence ATGAAAAAAGTATTACATAAAAAATTAAATGAATTACAAGCAACTGCTATATGTGGAAATGATATTAGTTCATCCTGTCTATATGTATCTGCACTTACAATTATGTATGCTGGCCAGTACGCTTGGATTTCTCTTCTATTAGTTGCAGTGGTACTGTTTTTATTTCGAAAAATATATGGTGAGGTTGTTGGAGCTATTCCGCTTAACGGTGGTGCTTATAACGTATTATTAAATACTTCATCTAAAAGAATGGCATCTCTTGCAGCAACATTAACAGTGTTGTCTTATATGGCCACAGCAGTAATCTCTGCTTCAGAAGGAATGCACTATTTACATGGTATTGCCCCAGCAATTAACATAACCATAGCTACAGTAGTTGTTTTACTTGCTTTTACAGGACTGGCTATTTTAGGAATTGGAGAATCAGCTATTGTTGCTGTTGTAATTTTTATAATTCATTTAACAACATTAAGTGTTTTAGTATTAGCTTCCTCTTGGTTTATTTTTACTAACGGATTAGAAACATTCAATATCAACTGGAGTCTTCCTGTGACTTCTGGCGGAATTATAAATGCATTATTCTTAGGTTTTTCCGCAGCGATGTTAGGAATTTCAGGTTTTGAGAGTTCTGCTAACTTCGTTGAAGAACAAGAAAATGGTGTTTTCCCAAAAACACTACGTAATATGTGGGCCATTGTTAGTTTTTTTAACCCTGTTATTGCTTTATTATTAATTTGTATCATTCCGCTTACTGAAGTTGGAGAACATCAAGAATCACTATTAGCTTATTTAGGACATACAACTGGAGGTTCTTGGTTAGCTTACCTAATTTCTATCGATGCCGTATTAGTATTATGTGGTGCTGTATTAACTTCATTTGTTGGGGTGTCTGGATTATTAAATCGTATGACATTAGACCGTATTTTACCTAACTATTTCTTGAAACAAAACAAGCGTGGGTCTAATTATAGAATTATCATTAGTTTCCTTATATTATGTGTATCTGTTTTATTCGTTACAGCTGGTAATCTAATTGCATTAGCTGGAGTTTACACTTTCTCATTCCTAGCCGTAATGGGGTTATTTGGAATTGGAAATCTATTATTAAAATTCAAACGTAAAAAATTACCAAGGCCTGAAAAAGCTAGAGGAATAGCAGTCGTTTTTGCAGTTTCACTTATCGTTGCAGCCTTTATAGGAAACATTCAATTGAATGTGGACTCATTCTACACCTTTATTAAATACTTAGTTCCGTCTTTACTTTTTATAGCAATTATGCTTAATAGATCATTTCTTATAAAAGTATTGATTGATGCTTTAGAATACTTTTACAAACCTTTACGAAGAATGGTGATTTTTAGCAATCGTTATTTATTGAAAATGAATTTAAAAATCAATTCACAAGAGCTTGTTTTTTTCACTAAAGGAGATGATGTTGCCATTATTAATAAAGTAATGCAATATGTTCAAAATAATGAAACCACTAAGAAATTAAAAATAGTAAACGTAAAACGTGAAGACGAAAACAATGAACTGTTAATAATTGATCTTAAAGTATTAGATCGTGCTTATCCAGAAATTGACATTGAATTTATTGAATTAGAAGGTGTTTTTGGACCTGAAATCATTAATGAATTATCTGAGAAATGGAATATCCCAAAAAACTTTATGTTCATAGGATCTCCTGGTAATCGCTTCTCCTATAGAGTTTCGGAACTAGGTGGTGTCCGATTAATTATGTAA
- a CDS encoding mechanosensitive ion channel family protein encodes MKELLNYTFFQDGDFNIKVISILKLIIFLIGTGLLLKIIKKTIYKIDKIDAAKKHSIYNLVRYLVIVISIIIGLQLFGFNLSVLVAGSAALLVGIGLGLQNLFSDFVSGIILLVDSSVKVNDVIEADGLICIVKEINLRTTTVLTREDKYIILPNSSLTTHQLINWTHNDLSSRFEVNVGVDYSSDVNQVMQVLKEAVDKQNGVLKEPNPFIRFTDFGDSSLNFSVIFWSEDVFRVENIKSEMRIKIFQLFKENNITIPFPQRVVHLNK; translated from the coding sequence ATGAAAGAATTATTAAACTATACTTTTTTTCAAGATGGTGACTTTAATATTAAAGTAATTAGCATTTTAAAGCTAATTATCTTTCTTATTGGGACAGGTCTTCTTTTGAAAATCATAAAAAAAACAATTTATAAAATTGATAAAATTGATGCTGCAAAAAAACACTCTATCTATAACTTAGTTAGGTATTTAGTTATTGTAATTTCAATTATCATAGGCTTACAACTATTTGGTTTTAATTTATCAGTACTTGTAGCCGGTTCTGCTGCATTATTAGTTGGTATTGGTTTAGGTCTACAAAATCTTTTTAGTGATTTTGTTTCTGGAATTATACTTTTGGTAGATTCTTCTGTTAAGGTAAATGATGTTATTGAAGCTGATGGACTTATTTGTATTGTAAAAGAAATCAACCTAAGAACAACAACGGTTTTAACTCGTGAGGATAAATACATTATTCTTCCTAATTCTAGCCTAACAACACATCAATTAATAAACTGGACACACAATGACCTTTCTTCAAGGTTTGAGGTTAACGTAGGCGTGGATTATTCATCGGATGTAAACCAAGTGATGCAAGTATTGAAAGAAGCCGTTGACAAGCAAAACGGAGTTCTTAAAGAACCAAATCCTTTTATTCGTTTTACTGACTTTGGTGATTCGTCATTGAATTTCTCAGTTATTTTCTGGTCTGAAGATGTCTTTAGAGTCGAAAATATAAAAAGCGAAATGAGGATTAAAATATTTCAATTGTTCAAAGAAAACAATATTACGATACCATTTCCACAAAGAGTAGTTCACCTTAACAAGTAG
- a CDS encoding mechanosensitive ion channel family protein: MEEQIQEYLYNPTVGKIVTFLVGVAIIWMVIQAVQKKLFSKIKDSDNRYKAKKVSTFVGYLITVIFLTVIFSDKLGGFTVALGVAGAGIAFALQEVIASFAGWLAIMFGGFYNTGDRVQLGGIKGDVMDIGVLRTTIMETGQWVDGDLYNGRIVLIANSYVFKEPVFNYSGDFPFLWDEIKIPIQYGSNYDKAKEIILNAGIEVAGDLTVRSKEKWKILQNKYRLEDAQTEPMVSLVANDNWAEYTLRYVVGYKKRRLTKTALFSKILTEIETTNGEVKMASATFHLVQAPDFNININKQ; encoded by the coding sequence ATGGAAGAGCAAATTCAAGAATACCTATACAATCCAACCGTTGGTAAAATTGTTACTTTTCTTGTTGGAGTTGCCATAATTTGGATGGTTATACAAGCTGTTCAAAAAAAACTGTTTTCAAAAATCAAAGACAGTGACAATCGGTATAAGGCCAAAAAGGTCAGCACCTTTGTTGGTTATTTGATTACTGTTATTTTTTTAACAGTTATTTTTAGTGATAAACTAGGAGGTTTTACTGTTGCTTTAGGTGTTGCTGGTGCAGGAATTGCATTTGCTTTACAAGAAGTTATTGCTTCTTTTGCAGGTTGGTTAGCAATTATGTTTGGAGGGTTTTACAATACTGGAGATCGCGTACAATTAGGCGGAATAAAAGGAGATGTAATGGATATTGGGGTTTTAAGGACAACAATTATGGAAACAGGACAATGGGTTGACGGAGATTTATACAATGGAAGAATTGTATTGATTGCTAATAGCTATGTTTTTAAAGAGCCTGTTTTTAATTATTCTGGTGATTTTCCTTTTTTATGGGACGAAATAAAAATCCCAATCCAATATGGTAGTAACTACGATAAAGCCAAAGAAATAATATTGAATGCAGGTATTGAAGTTGCAGGTGATTTAACCGTAAGGTCAAAAGAAAAATGGAAAATCCTTCAAAACAAATACAGACTAGAAGACGCACAAACCGAACCAATGGTTTCCCTAGTTGCCAATGATAATTGGGCCGAATATACACTTCGTTATGTGGTAGGTTATAAAAAAAGAAGGCTAACAAAAACGGCATTATTCTCAAAAATTTTAACGGAAATTGAAACAACAAATGGAGAAGTCAAAATGGCTTCGGCAACATTTCACTTGGTTCAAGCACCTGATTTTAACATTAACATCAATAAACAATAA
- a CDS encoding sodium:proton antiporter yields MDLFHLFSILIVLSAGFAYINFRILKLPNAIGLMLVSLIFSFFILLAGYYFPSFKENIALKMDSINFSELLLEGMLSFMLFAGAIHIKFHDLNKEKLSILLFSTFSVLISTFIIGFATFYLLNFMGIQVELIHAMLFGALISPTDPIAVLSILKSAGVSKSLETKIAGESLFNDGVAVVVFITILKLAKPGANLNIGSILMLFGQEAIGGLVLGIILGYIGYKLIASIDNYQVEVLITLAVVMGGYTLAHYTHVSGPLAMVAAGLITGNHGKTLGMSDITAEYVDKFWELIDEILNALLFVLIGLELLIIQTNQKILFAAIIILFITLITRYISVYIPSIAVRLKEKITQKTILILTWGGLRGGISIALALSINPEYNKDIWVTITYVIVCFSILVQGMTIGKFAKKMQ; encoded by the coding sequence ATGGATTTATTTCATCTTTTTTCAATACTGATCGTATTATCGGCAGGATTTGCCTACATCAATTTCAGAATATTAAAACTACCCAATGCCATTGGCTTAATGCTGGTGTCATTAATTTTTTCCTTTTTTATTCTACTGGCAGGTTATTACTTCCCTTCCTTTAAAGAAAACATCGCCTTAAAAATGGACAGCATCAACTTCAGCGAGTTACTTCTTGAGGGAATGTTAAGCTTTATGCTTTTTGCAGGAGCGATTCATATTAAATTCCATGATTTAAACAAAGAAAAACTAAGCATACTACTCTTTTCTACATTTAGTGTCCTTATAAGTACATTTATTATAGGTTTTGCCACTTTTTACCTATTGAATTTTATGGGTATTCAAGTAGAACTTATTCACGCAATGTTATTTGGTGCTTTAATATCTCCAACCGATCCAATTGCCGTTTTAAGCATCTTGAAAAGTGCTGGAGTATCTAAATCATTAGAAACTAAAATCGCAGGAGAATCACTATTTAATGACGGTGTGGCCGTAGTTGTATTCATTACTATCTTAAAATTAGCCAAACCAGGTGCCAATTTAAATATTGGAAGTATTCTAATGTTGTTTGGACAAGAAGCAATAGGAGGTTTAGTTTTAGGTATTATATTGGGCTACATAGGATATAAACTGATTGCTAGTATCGATAATTACCAAGTTGAGGTCTTAATTACTCTAGCTGTTGTTATGGGTGGTTATACATTGGCTCATTATACTCACGTTTCTGGACCATTAGCGATGGTTGCTGCAGGTCTTATAACAGGGAACCACGGAAAAACCCTTGGAATGTCTGATATAACAGCCGAATATGTAGATAAATTCTGGGAACTGATAGACGAAATCTTAAATGCCCTCCTATTTGTATTAATCGGATTGGAATTATTAATTATTCAAACCAATCAAAAAATACTTTTTGCAGCAATTATCATACTCTTTATAACTCTTATTACTAGATACATTTCGGTTTACATTCCGTCGATAGCAGTACGATTAAAAGAGAAAATTACACAAAAAACGATTTTGATTTTAACTTGGGGTGGTCTTAGAGGCGGAATTTCTATTGCACTTGCATTATCCATTAATCCCGAATACAACAAAGATATCTGGGTTACCATTACCTACGTAATTGTTTGCTTTTCTATTTTAGTTCAAGGAATGACAATAGGGAAATTTGCTAAAAAAATGCAATAA
- a CDS encoding o-succinylbenzoate synthase translates to MKATYHKYILDFKRPSGTSRGVMTQKETWFIVLEKDGKKGIGECGILRGLSIDDRPDYEAKLRWTCENIHLGVDQLWEGLIEFPSIQFGVEMAFQSLVSENPFLLFPSEFTEGEKSIQINGLVWMGEAAFMKQQIEEKLAQGFNCIKLKIGAIDFDKELQLLAFIRQHFTEEQVEIRVDANGAFYSNEALYKMTQLSEFKLHSIEQPIQKNNTDRMSELCKITPLPIALDEELIGVFLFEEKENLLLKIMPQYIILKPSFIGGFKGTKEWIDLAEKHKIGWWITSALESNIGLSAIAQWTFLQQNLMPQGLGTGALYTNNFDCPLVVSQGQLWYEKETVWDFDFDQIKTV, encoded by the coding sequence ATGAAAGCAACCTACCACAAATACATTCTTGATTTTAAACGTCCTTCCGGAACTTCTAGAGGTGTAATGACTCAAAAAGAAACTTGGTTTATCGTACTTGAAAAAGACGGTAAAAAAGGAATAGGCGAGTGCGGAATTCTTCGTGGTTTGAGTATTGATGATCGTCCGGATTATGAAGCGAAATTGCGATGGACTTGCGAGAATATTCATCTTGGTGTAGACCAACTTTGGGAAGGCTTAATTGAGTTCCCTTCGATACAGTTTGGAGTCGAAATGGCTTTCCAATCATTGGTAAGTGAGAACCCTTTTTTATTGTTTCCTTCGGAGTTTACAGAAGGGGAGAAATCAATCCAAATTAACGGACTCGTCTGGATGGGTGAGGCCGCTTTTATGAAGCAACAAATCGAGGAGAAATTAGCGCAAGGCTTTAATTGTATAAAACTCAAGATTGGCGCTATTGATTTCGATAAAGAATTGCAATTACTAGCCTTTATTAGACAACATTTCACTGAGGAACAAGTCGAAATAAGGGTTGATGCTAATGGCGCTTTCTATTCCAATGAAGCTTTATATAAAATGACACAACTATCTGAATTCAAGCTACATAGTATCGAGCAACCTATTCAAAAAAACAATACTGACAGGATGTCAGAACTGTGTAAAATCACTCCTTTGCCTATTGCTTTGGACGAAGAGCTGATTGGAGTGTTTTTATTCGAAGAAAAAGAGAATTTATTACTGAAAATAATGCCTCAATACATCATTTTAAAACCAAGTTTTATAGGCGGTTTTAAAGGGACGAAAGAGTGGATTGATCTTGCTGAAAAGCACAAAATAGGATGGTGGATTACCTCTGCTTTGGAAAGTAATATTGGCTTGAGTGCCATTGCTCAGTGGACCTTTTTGCAACAAAATTTAATGCCGCAAGGACTTGGAACTGGTGCTCTTTATACTAATAATTTTGACTGTCCATTAGTGGTTTCTCAAGGACAATTGTGGTATGAAAAAGAAACCGTTTGGGACTTTGATTTCGACCAAATAAAAACGGTTTGA
- a CDS encoding M48 family metallopeptidase, producing the protein MKRIYFLLFISFFYQSAFSQKDGYWDKERATTKEIIVSARDRIIVKTDDFPIGTTELIYRITLLDENQQMAGSLVSVLKAIPDPTGITQGSAGAVFLLSKISGSDKSRYAVFSSNELATAYKENGNSDKACVVQNTPVSKDAKRLSLDKSTCLQSNTSNLWFGFESTNWIMKQKIVIEVVPWVDTKLSRGWTVENRKFIINQCKTSALARKLANSDDFCICLEEKIQKQYKFQEFQKLLVMEQTKAYKDFGNSCIDETGVSKGVLEDYRTLASNFTKKGDYGSAITQYTRIINEGKVNIFDYNAIGYNYILTKQYGKAIKFLKDGEKLDDTELLIKLNLAHAYLMNDEFRNAKLIYKEYQSQNVNDSLSWTQKIKQDFAIFQKAGLPSGDFDRVLKLLGK; encoded by the coding sequence ATGAAGAGAATATATTTTCTGCTATTTATTAGCTTTTTTTATCAGTCGGCTTTTTCTCAAAAAGACGGATATTGGGATAAAGAAAGAGCGACTACCAAAGAAATTATTGTTTCAGCAAGGGACCGAATCATTGTTAAAACGGATGATTTCCCTATTGGTACAACCGAGTTAATTTATAGAATCACACTTCTAGATGAGAATCAACAAATGGCAGGTAGCCTGGTTTCAGTGTTAAAAGCTATTCCGGATCCTACAGGAATAACCCAAGGATCAGCTGGGGCGGTTTTTTTATTGTCAAAAATCTCAGGTTCTGATAAAAGTCGCTATGCTGTTTTTTCTTCTAATGAATTAGCGACTGCTTATAAAGAAAATGGAAATAGTGATAAAGCCTGTGTGGTACAAAACACGCCGGTGAGCAAGGATGCCAAAAGACTTTCCTTAGATAAATCAACTTGTTTGCAGTCAAATACTTCAAATCTATGGTTTGGATTCGAAAGTACCAATTGGATTATGAAGCAAAAAATTGTTATTGAAGTGGTGCCGTGGGTTGATACAAAACTAAGTAGAGGATGGACGGTTGAAAACAGAAAATTTATTATCAATCAATGTAAAACATCAGCACTAGCAAGAAAACTGGCTAACTCAGATGATTTTTGCATTTGCCTGGAAGAAAAAATCCAAAAGCAATATAAGTTTCAAGAATTCCAAAAACTGCTTGTTATGGAACAAACAAAAGCATATAAGGATTTTGGAAACAGCTGTATTGACGAAACAGGCGTTTCTAAAGGTGTTTTAGAGGATTATCGTACACTAGCGTCAAATTTTACAAAAAAGGGTGATTACGGCAGTGCTATCACTCAATATACAAGAATTATCAATGAAGGAAAGGTAAATATTTTCGATTATAATGCCATTGGTTATAATTATATCTTAACTAAACAGTATGGCAAGGCAATTAAATTCCTAAAAGATGGCGAGAAGCTGGACGATACGGAGTTATTAATAAAATTGAATTTGGCGCACGCCTATTTAATGAATGATGAATTCAGAAACGCTAAATTGATATATAAGGAATACCAATCCCAAAATGTCAATGACAGCCTGAGTTGGACTCAAAAGATCAAACAAGATTTTGCCATTTTTCAAAAAGCTGGCTTGCCTTCGGGAGATTTTGACCGAGTCTTGAAGTTGTTAGGGAAGTAG
- a CDS encoding metal-dependent hydrolase has protein sequence MKITFYGHACLGIKVGGKHLIIDPFISANSLAEHIDINALKADYILLTHAHGDHILDVEAIAHRTGAIIVSNAEIAGHYGAKGFQVHPMNHGGSWNFDFGKVKFVNAVHSSSFPDGAYGGNPGGFVIEGEHKNIYIAGDTALTMDMKLIPLRTKLDLAILPIGDNFTMDVEDAIIASDFVDCDKILGYHYDTFGYIEIDHKQAIQKFFDKGKDLMLLEIGDSIEL, from the coding sequence ATGAAAATTACATTTTACGGACACGCTTGTCTTGGGATTAAAGTAGGCGGAAAGCATTTGATAATTGATCCATTTATTTCTGCTAATTCATTGGCTGAACACATTGATATCAATGCCCTAAAAGCCGATTATATTTTATTGACACACGCCCACGGAGATCATATTCTAGATGTGGAAGCAATTGCACATAGAACTGGCGCGATAATTGTTTCTAACGCTGAAATAGCGGGTCATTATGGGGCCAAAGGATTTCAAGTCCACCCTATGAATCACGGTGGAAGCTGGAATTTTGACTTCGGGAAAGTGAAATTTGTAAACGCAGTGCATTCCAGTTCGTTTCCTGATGGGGCTTACGGAGGGAATCCGGGTGGTTTTGTCATTGAAGGCGAGCATAAAAATATCTATATCGCAGGCGATACTGCTTTGACTATGGATATGAAGTTGATTCCGTTGCGAACAAAACTTGATTTGGCAATTTTACCTATTGGGGATAATTTCACGATGGATGTTGAGGACGCTATAATAGCTTCTGATTTTGTGGATTGCGATAAGATTTTAGGGTATCATTACGATACTTTCGGTTATATCGAAATCGATCATAAGCAAGCAATTCAAAAGTTTTTCGACAAAGGAAAAGACTTAATGTTATTAGAAATAGGGGATTCCATAGAATTATAG
- the menA gene encoding 1,4-dihydroxy-2-naphthoate octaprenyltransferase, with protein MKHWIEAARLRTLPLSVSGIIVGSMYALANPTNIELTPTDVFNWKIFGFAMLTTLGLQILSNFANDYGDGVKGTDNEDRVGPKRAIQSGVISPAAMKRAIIITSFLTLLSSLMLIYVAFTDTNLYYSLFYLVLGILAIISAIRYTIGSKAYGYRGFGDVFVFVFFGLVSTLGVNFLYSKQLDLELFLPAMAIGFLSVGVLNLNNMRDEESDKKVGKNTLVVQIGGKKAKLYHYFLITFAMALVLVFASLNSFKIDQYIFLLAYIPLTNHLIRVFKNKDAKALDPELKKLALSTFALSVLLALGMIFFFSDIIVNVFLGGR; from the coding sequence ATGAAACATTGGATTGAAGCCGCACGATTAAGAACATTACCCTTGTCTGTTTCCGGGATTATAGTAGGAAGTATGTATGCCTTGGCAAATCCTACTAATATTGAACTTACACCAACAGATGTTTTTAACTGGAAGATTTTTGGTTTTGCAATGCTTACAACTTTAGGGTTACAAATCTTGTCTAATTTCGCCAATGATTACGGCGATGGTGTGAAAGGAACCGATAATGAGGACAGAGTTGGGCCTAAGCGCGCCATTCAAAGCGGTGTAATTTCACCTGCAGCAATGAAACGCGCTATAATAATTACATCCTTTTTGACTTTGTTATCTTCATTAATGCTGATATATGTGGCTTTTACGGATACTAATTTATATTACTCCTTGTTTTATTTAGTACTGGGAATACTTGCTATAATTTCAGCCATACGATACACGATAGGAAGTAAAGCTTATGGTTACCGTGGTTTTGGCGATGTATTTGTATTTGTGTTTTTCGGATTGGTAAGTACATTGGGCGTAAATTTTTTATATTCAAAACAATTGGATTTAGAACTTTTTTTACCGGCAATGGCGATTGGTTTTCTAAGCGTAGGAGTTCTGAATTTGAACAATATGCGTGATGAAGAATCCGACAAGAAAGTTGGGAAGAACACACTAGTTGTGCAAATTGGCGGAAAAAAGGCAAAATTATACCATTACTTTTTAATCACTTTTGCAATGGCATTAGTGTTAGTCTTTGCGTCATTAAATAGTTTTAAAATTGACCAGTACATCTTTTTATTGGCATACATTCCATTAACAAACCACCTAATTAGAGTTTTCAAAAACAAAGATGCTAAGGCATTAGATCCTGAATTGAAAAAATTAGCCTTAAGTACGTTTGCACTTTCTGTACTTCTTGCTTTAGGAATGATTTTCTTTTTCTCGGATATAATTGTAAATGTTTTTTTAGGAGGTAGATAA
- a CDS encoding PH domain-containing protein, producing the protein MSTDFSQPQRQSVIGVLVLFFYTLQQYAKALWPVMVVWLFKFDEVNKLYFFLGIFATFVIIGIVSFLQYLNFTFLLDNENEEFVISEGVFNKTITTIQLNKIQQVNINQSFLQKLVGVYELAVDTAGSNKKEGAIKAISHELALELKSRLLENEKRIKTSTLESDTEDADYGVVDEATESFDVIKISFLSLLKIGITSNYLKSISLLLIFVITVSDYFNKITGKDLIPDENFEDYVDQNIIIQTIIVIALFLLALVLMVNIVRVVFRYFDYKITRQKGSLLLSFGLLNTKNTIIKPEKVQITSVSRNYFQKKMNILELKIKQATSGSAEEQKSVIEIPGCNEQERDEILKLLFRKLPEKGVVMEPNFRKLGFSVFLTIGLPLFLVFLFRSYIELQGISLGLGVFVYIVFVGLIQFFIFRNNRLYVNDDFIIKQSGAWDIKNEIIEPGKIQAITTSQLFWHKTADIGSITLHTAGGNIAFQLGNYSKIKEYVNLWLYEIETSDSNWM; encoded by the coding sequence ATGAGTACTGATTTTAGTCAGCCCCAAAGGCAGTCTGTTATTGGGGTTTTAGTGTTGTTTTTTTACACTCTTCAGCAATATGCAAAAGCATTATGGCCCGTTATGGTGGTCTGGCTTTTTAAATTTGATGAGGTTAATAAGTTGTATTTCTTTCTGGGGATCTTTGCTACTTTTGTAATTATTGGAATTGTATCCTTCCTGCAATACCTGAATTTCACCTTTTTATTGGATAATGAAAATGAAGAATTTGTTATATCAGAAGGTGTTTTTAATAAAACGATAACCACTATTCAGCTTAATAAAATCCAACAAGTAAATATCAATCAGTCTTTCCTTCAAAAATTAGTTGGAGTATATGAATTGGCTGTTGATACTGCTGGAAGCAATAAAAAAGAAGGTGCTATCAAGGCTATTTCTCACGAACTGGCACTGGAATTAAAATCTCGATTGTTAGAAAATGAAAAAAGAATAAAAACTTCAACTTTAGAATCAGACACTGAAGATGCAGATTATGGAGTTGTAGACGAAGCTACAGAGTCCTTTGATGTTATTAAAATTAGTTTCTTGAGTTTGCTGAAAATTGGAATTACTTCTAATTATCTAAAAAGCATCTCGTTACTTTTGATTTTTGTCATTACCGTTTCGGATTATTTTAATAAAATCACTGGAAAAGACTTGATTCCAGATGAGAATTTTGAAGATTATGTTGATCAGAATATTATAATACAGACAATTATAGTCATTGCCTTATTTTTACTAGCCCTTGTTTTAATGGTGAATATTGTAAGAGTGGTTTTTCGTTATTTCGATTATAAAATTACCAGACAAAAGGGATCGTTATTGCTTTCTTTTGGGTTGCTAAACACGAAGAACACGATTATTAAGCCTGAAAAAGTCCAAATCACGTCTGTTTCTAGAAATTATTTCCAGAAAAAGATGAATATTTTAGAGCTGAAAATTAAGCAAGCAACTAGTGGATCTGCGGAAGAACAAAAATCGGTAATAGAAATACCCGGTTGTAATGAGCAGGAACGCGATGAGATCTTGAAATTACTCTTTCGTAAATTACCTGAAAAAGGAGTTGTAATGGAACCTAATTTTCGGAAACTTGGTTTTTCGGTTTTTCTAACAATAGGCTTACCTTTGTTTTTAGTGTTTCTCTTTAGGAGTTATATTGAATTACAGGGAATTAGTCTTGGTTTAGGTGTTTTTGTGTATATTGTTTTCGTTGGATTGATACAATTTTTTATTTTTAGAAATAATCGACTGTACGTTAATGATGATTTTATCATAAAGCAAAGCGGTGCCTGGGACATTAAAAATGAAATTATTGAGCCTGGTAAAATTCAGGCGATAACAACATCACAGCTTTTTTGGCATAAAACGGCTGATATTGGTTCGATAACCCTGCATACTGCCGGTGGAAATATTGCTTTTCAGCTTGGGAATTATTCGAAAATAAAAGAATATGTCAACCTTTGGTTGTACGAAATAGAAACATCCGATAGTAATTGGATGTAG
- a CDS encoding PH domain-containing protein translates to MENFINETIDVTQLPKFEEVQFSKLHSKYLGVVCVNLAIFIGVVIVAIGGFFYNKPELFSNKIWLIIGIASPLFTIFLIVMSFLSFKNKGYAFRNHDVLFRYGIIATNTIVIPYNRVQHVALHEGMVSRFFKLATIEIFTAGGSSSDINIPGIQKEQAENIKQLLMGKIQKQL, encoded by the coding sequence ATGGAGAATTTTATAAACGAAACGATTGATGTAACACAGCTTCCTAAATTTGAAGAAGTGCAGTTTTCAAAATTGCATTCTAAATACTTAGGAGTTGTGTGTGTCAATCTGGCTATTTTTATTGGAGTTGTTATAGTTGCTATTGGAGGATTTTTTTATAATAAACCTGAATTATTTTCGAATAAAATATGGTTGATTATCGGTATTGCATCTCCTCTTTTTACTATTTTTTTAATAGTAATGTCCTTTCTATCTTTCAAGAATAAAGGGTATGCTTTTAGAAACCATGATGTGCTTTTTAGATATGGAATAATTGCAACAAATACTATTGTAATTCCGTATAATAGAGTACAGCACGTAGCCTTACACGAAGGAATGGTTTCTCGTTTTTTTAAATTGGCGACTATAGAAATATTTACAGCCGGAGGGAGCTCGAGTGATATAAATATTCCTGGAATACAAAAAGAACAAGCCGAGAATATTAAGCAGTTATTAATGGGTAAAATTCAAAAACAATTATAA